A single genomic interval of Hydractinia symbiolongicarpus strain clone_291-10 chromosome 8, HSymV2.1, whole genome shotgun sequence harbors:
- the LOC130655041 gene encoding uncharacterized protein LOC130655041, whose translation MKVLKYLDLSQNRLKHVGNLLLENKNLEKLYLAGNELEDISLKETKKKLLEILFRGSRLYHISQDLFRNTLKVLELSENFITSVSVNTFDKFYWLTILSNHWIPIHLERLQLLDIRYNLHIMASFVNIPLRNGLSLDWIQRSFAF comes from the coding sequence atgaaagttttaaaatactTAGATTTGTCACAGAACCGTTTAAAACACGTTGGAAATTTGTTGTTGGAGAATAAAAATCTGGAGAAGTTATATTTAGCTGGAAACGAATTGGAAGATATTAGTTTGAAAGAGACGAAAAAGAAGTTACTTGAAATATTATTCAGAGGAAGTCGTTTGTACCATATTTCACAGGATTTGTTTCGCAACACACTAAAAGTGCTCGAGCTATCCGAAAATTTCATTACTAGTGTTTCTGTAAACACTTTTGACAAATTCTATTGGCTAACAATTCTATCAAATCATTGGATCCCCATTCATCTTGAGAGACTTCAGTTACTTGACATTAGATATAATCTCCATATCATGGCCAGTTTTGTGAACATACCATTAAGAAATGGATTGTCATTGGATTGGATACAGCGTTCTTTTGCATTTTAA
- the LOC130655564 gene encoding leucine-rich repeat transmembrane neuronal protein 4-like, producing MAYLKVHSFTLSNNKIKKLERETFRQFVDLNNNKVTILKNNTFYGLTNLICIILHENIITNIEQNAFHSLRSLRTLYLQNNLIKSINRGVLNQLGNMSTLRLSHNNIGMLEDGTFEGCKSLTNLYLDNYIITRIDAHAFAPFRGLQNLLSVYLSHNKLVEIDFAFFNKTSRLTGLYINSNYIRMVKNSFSRGLPNLLKLDMGNNKMMSLKDTVFV from the exons ATGGCATACTTGAAAGTGCACTCTTTTACACTTTCcaacaataaaatcaaaaagttGGAACGTGAAACTTTCAGACAATTCGTTGATTTGA ACAATAACAAAGTCACGATCCTTAAAAATAACACGTTTTATGGTTTAACAAATTTAATATGCATAATACTACACGAAAACATCATCACCAATATCGAACAAAATGCATTTCACAGCTTAAGAAGTTTGAGAACATTATATCTCCAAAACAACTTGATAAAATCCATCAATCGTGGTGTATTAAACCAACTGGGTAACATGTCAACTTTAAGACTTTCACATAATAACATTGGGATGTTGGAAGATGGAACATTTGAAGGATGTAAGTCTCTCACAAATTTATATTTGGATAATTATATTATTACCAGAATTGATGCTCATGCATTTGCACCTTTTCGAGGTTTACAAAATCTGTTATCCGTTTATTTGTCACACAACAAATTAGTCGAGattgattttgctttttttaacaaaacctcTCGATTAACAGGTCTATACATCAATTCTAATTACATCAGAATGGTGAAAAATTCTTTTTCCAGAGGACTGCCAAATTTGCTGAAATTAGATATGGGCAACAACAAAATGATGTCTTTAAAAGATAcagtttttgtttga
- the LOC130655608 gene encoding uncharacterized protein LOC130655608, translated as MAVAVDRSIIIASIALLLDEEETKKKQSKWTRPWLQRRKVDGAFHTLFKELKEEDLEGFKGYVRMDVGQFDELVHLLAPVLHQQDTNMRECIKPEEMCCITLRYLASGESFRSLEYQFRISKKAISYIVQEVCSAIAEALGKNNFKTSETTEEWMEIAKKFYHRWNFPNGLGGVDGKHIAIQQPKNSGSHYRNYKGSDSIILMGMIGPEYEFLFADVGMNGRNSDGGNWSQSSLKLALESGALN; from the coding sequence ATGGCCGTCGCAGTTGATCGAAGTATAATAATCGCTTCTATTGCACTTCTTCTTGATgaagaagaaacaaagaaaaaacaatccaaatGGACAAGGCCATGGTTACAACGTAGGAAGGTCGATGGAGCCTTTCACACCTTGTTCAAAGAATTAAAGGAAGAAGATCTAGAAGGATTCAAAGGATATGTAAGGATGGACGTTGGCCAATTTGATGAACTGGTCCATCTACTTGCTCCAGTTTTGCATCAGCAAGATACCAACATGAGAGAATGCATAAAACCAGAGGAAATGTGCTGTATCACATTAAGATATCTTGCAAGCGGTGAATCATTCAGATCTTTGGAGTATCAATTCCGTATCAGTAAGAAAGCAATATCTTATATAGTTCAGGAAGTGTGTAGTGCTATCGCTGAAGCTTtgggaaaaaataactttaaaacatCGGAAACAACAGAAGAATGGATGGAAATTGCAAAAAAGTTTTATCATCGATGGAATTTTCCAAATGGATTAGGTGGTGTCGACGGAAAACACATTGCTATACAGCAACCAAAAAACTCTGGCTCGCATTATAGAAATTACAAAGGGAGTGATAGTATAATTTTGATGGGAATGATTGGACCAGAATACGAATTCCTTTTCGCTGATGTAGGGATGAATGGCAGAAATTCAGATGGCGGGAATTGGTCCCAAAGTTCCTTGAAACTTGCCCTAGAGTCCGGCGCACTTAATTAG